GAAGGCGACCGTCAGGCTCCGGAAGGTTTTTATGAGGTGACGCCGGCCTTGATGAATCCTAACTCCAGTTACCATCTGGCGTTCAATCTCGGGTTCCCCAATCGCTATGACCAGGCCCATGGGCGCACTGGCTCGCATCTGATGGTTCACGGTGCATGTTCTTCGCGCGGCTGTTATGCCATGACCGATGAACAGGTGCAGGATATCTACGCGCTGGCTCGCGACAGCTTCAAGGGCGGGGCACGGTCTTTCCAGGTGCAGGCCTTCCCGTTCCGGATGACGCCCGAAAATCTGGCAAAGCATTACGACAGTCAGCACCTGGCATTCTGGAAGATGCTCAAGACCGGATATGATCATTTCGAGGTGACCAATACGCCTCCGGCGATTTCAGTCTGCGAAAAGAAATACGTCTTTGACGCGACGCCCTTGGTCGATGGGGTGCCGTTCCGTGCCAGTGCGAAATGTCCGGCTTATGAAGTCAGCCCGCGCATTGCCATGGCGGTTGCGGCCAAGCAGAACCGTGACAGCGAGAAATTTGAAACCATCGTGGCCCGGCTTGATGCCCGCGAAGAGCGCAAGCAGCGGTGGGAGGACCGGCAAAGCCAGATTGCCGAGGTCCTGAGCTTCGGCGACGAGGGTACGGAAGACCCCGTCGCAGCCGCATCAGAAGCTGCAGCGGCAGAGACACCGCCAACGGCCGTCTCAAATGCCGAATCTCCGGC
This window of the Roseibium alexandrii DFL-11 genome carries:
- a CDS encoding L,D-transpeptidase family protein — encoded protein: MIFGRFSSSAENRQADHQRMYKRACTRVAAVLLAGVLVGCQADDFASGPNKHKAPVSASIKRKMADLNMPSTSPIMIRIFKEESELEVWKQTRTGKFKLLEEFEICKWSGKLGPKFKEGDRQAPEGFYEVTPALMNPNSSYHLAFNLGFPNRYDQAHGRTGSHLMVHGACSSRGCYAMTDEQVQDIYALARDSFKGGARSFQVQAFPFRMTPENLAKHYDSQHLAFWKMLKTGYDHFEVTNTPPAISVCEKKYVFDATPLVDGVPFRASAKCPAYEVSPRIAMAVAAKQNRDSEKFETIVARLDAREERKQRWEDRQSQIAEVLSFGDEGTEDPVAAASEAAAAETPPTAVSNAESPAENQPVEAAFAANNESRSSSTANFFKRWVPFGPKAAEAGVGPIATDVVPAQKP